In one Niveibacterium umoris genomic region, the following are encoded:
- the pyrF gene encoding orotidine-5'-phosphate decarboxylase encodes MTFRSRLAAAWQSNNSLLCVGLDPDLNKFPAHLKGRPDAVFEFCRAIVDATADLACAFKPQIAYFAALRAEDQLEALIEHIHARHPQVPVVLDAKRGDIGATAQQYAREAFERYQADALTVNPYMGFDSVEPYLEWKDRGLIVLCRTSNPGGSDLQFLEMAGGRKLYQHVAELVATKWNPHGQAALVVGATFPQELADVRAIVGDLPLLVPGIGAQGGDVEATVKAGRTADGSGLMISSSRAILYAGQGEDFAEAARAVALATRDEVNRYRG; translated from the coding sequence ATGACCTTCCGCTCCCGCCTCGCTGCCGCCTGGCAGTCGAACAACTCACTGCTGTGCGTCGGGCTCGACCCTGATCTGAACAAGTTTCCGGCGCACCTGAAGGGCCGCCCGGATGCGGTGTTCGAATTCTGCCGCGCCATCGTCGACGCGACTGCCGACCTCGCGTGCGCGTTCAAGCCCCAGATTGCCTACTTCGCAGCGTTGCGCGCAGAAGATCAGCTCGAAGCGCTGATCGAACACATCCACGCCAGGCACCCGCAAGTACCGGTGGTGCTGGACGCCAAGCGCGGCGACATCGGCGCCACCGCGCAGCAGTACGCGCGCGAAGCCTTCGAGCGCTACCAGGCCGACGCGCTGACGGTGAACCCCTACATGGGTTTCGACTCGGTCGAGCCCTACCTGGAATGGAAGGACCGCGGCCTGATCGTGCTGTGCCGCACCTCCAACCCGGGCGGATCAGACCTGCAGTTCCTCGAAATGGCGGGCGGCCGCAAGCTCTACCAGCATGTTGCCGAACTCGTCGCGACCAAGTGGAACCCGCATGGCCAGGCCGCGCTGGTAGTCGGCGCGACCTTCCCGCAGGAACTCGCGGATGTGCGAGCGATCGTCGGCGATCTACCGCTGCTGGTGCCGGGCATCGGCGCGCAGGGCGGCGATGTGGAGGCCACCGTCAAGGCCGGCCGCACGGCCGATGGCAGCGGGCTGATGATCTCGTCGTCGCGCGCGATCCTCTACGCCGGCCAGGGCGAGGATTTTGCCGAGGC